In Pseudomonas sp. MPC6, the following proteins share a genomic window:
- a CDS encoding recombinase family protein produces the protein MSRTFLYCRVSTATQFTENQVQEVKAAGFDVQGSRVVEETISGSIAAKERPGFQKLLDRMEAGDVLIVTKLDRLGRNAMDVRLTVEHLASVGIRVHCLALGGVDLTSAAGKMTMQVLGAVAEFERDLLIERTQAGLTRAKAEGKKLGRPEATDTTASVQKLKAKDMTQAQVAEELEIGIATVKRHWNKA, from the coding sequence ATGTCCCGCACGTTCCTTTACTGCCGCGTCAGCACCGCAACCCAGTTCACCGAGAACCAGGTGCAAGAAGTGAAAGCCGCTGGCTTCGATGTACAGGGCAGCCGGGTAGTCGAGGAAACAATCTCGGGCAGTATCGCTGCAAAGGAACGTCCCGGCTTTCAAAAGCTGCTTGATAGAATGGAAGCAGGTGACGTGCTGATCGTTACCAAGCTGGACCGCCTAGGCCGTAACGCGATGGATGTACGCCTGACGGTTGAACACTTGGCATCTGTTGGCATCCGTGTTCACTGCCTCGCCCTTGGCGGCGTAGACCTCACCAGTGCGGCAGGCAAGATGACGATGCAGGTACTGGGTGCCGTGGCAGAGTTTGAACGTGACTTGCTGATCGAGCGGACACAGGCGGGGCTTACGCGTGCCAAGGCTGAAGGTAAGAAGCTGGGGCGCCCAGAGGCAACCGACACAACAGCATCGGTGCAGAAGCTCAAGGCTAAGGACATGACACAAGCTCAGGTCGCCGAGGAACTTGAGATCGGCATCGCTACGGTTAAACGGCACTGGAACAAAGCCTAG